A genomic segment from Biomphalaria glabrata chromosome 16, xgBioGlab47.1, whole genome shotgun sequence encodes:
- the LOC106058613 gene encoding uncharacterized protein LOC106058613 isoform X1, which produces MRTFDMEDYSMLSDLAGKLKIPVKERSKWIEKQMTLKIRNEELKLRNKELELSATKRKPNDTSEDQSLETAQSLKDSGPPQPKKDKMEDVVIVDSPQPEIILIKGDLKDKSKPAIKRTRQKKGVSKDSPKSATQSNAVKKVTFLFKGDKKETQKNVRKKDKLRFTYQETLDLFNLVLQDVNWTTVPSRMSQKNHIPRTDSDYKAKLETEFKKLYPPKS; this is translated from the exons ATGAGAACCTTC GACATGGAAGATTATTCAATGTTGTCAGACCTGGCAGGGAAATTGAAAATACCTGTGAAAGAACGTTCGAAAtggatagaaaaacaaatgactttGAAAATACGGAATGAAGAACTGAAGCTACGGAACAAAGAACTTGAACTCAGTGCGACCAAAAGAAAGCCAAATGACACAAGTGAAGATCAATCtttg GAAACCGCACAGTCGCTTAAAGATTCTGGTCCACCACAACCGAAAAAAGATAAAATG GAAGATGTAGTTATTGTAGACAGTCCACAGCCAGAGATTATACTTATAAAG GGAGATTTAAAAGACAAATCAAAGCCAGCAATTAAAAGAACTAGACAAAAGAAA GGTGTTTCTAAAGACAGTCCGAAGTCAGCGACACAAAGCAATGCGGTAAAAAAG GTTACTTTTCTTTTCAAGGGAGATAAAAAGGAGACACAAAAGAATGTGAGAAAAAAG gacaAGCTTCGGTTTACTTATCAAGAAACACTGGATCTTTTTAATTTGGTTTTACAAG ACGTGAATTGGACTACAGTACCATCAAGGATGAGTCAAAAGAATCACATTCCAAGAACAGACAGTGATTACAAAGCAAAACTTGAAACAGAGTTCAAGAAATTATATCCACCGAAGTCTTGA
- the LOC106058613 gene encoding uncharacterized protein LOC106058613 isoform X3: MRTFDMEDYSMLSDLAGKLKIPVKERSKWIEKQMTLKIRNEELKLRNKELELSATKRKPNDTSEDQSLETAQSLKDSGPPQPKKDKMEDVVIVDSPQPEIILIKGDLKDKSKPAIKRTRQKKGVSKDSPKSATQSNAVKKGDKKETQKNVRKKDKLRFTYQETLDLFNLVLQDVNWTTVPSRMSQKNHIPRTDSDYKAKLETEFKKLYPPKS; the protein is encoded by the exons ATGAGAACCTTC GACATGGAAGATTATTCAATGTTGTCAGACCTGGCAGGGAAATTGAAAATACCTGTGAAAGAACGTTCGAAAtggatagaaaaacaaatgactttGAAAATACGGAATGAAGAACTGAAGCTACGGAACAAAGAACTTGAACTCAGTGCGACCAAAAGAAAGCCAAATGACACAAGTGAAGATCAATCtttg GAAACCGCACAGTCGCTTAAAGATTCTGGTCCACCACAACCGAAAAAAGATAAAATG GAAGATGTAGTTATTGTAGACAGTCCACAGCCAGAGATTATACTTATAAAG GGAGATTTAAAAGACAAATCAAAGCCAGCAATTAAAAGAACTAGACAAAAGAAA GGTGTTTCTAAAGACAGTCCGAAGTCAGCGACACAAAGCAATGCGGTAAAAAAG GGAGATAAAAAGGAGACACAAAAGAATGTGAGAAAAAAG gacaAGCTTCGGTTTACTTATCAAGAAACACTGGATCTTTTTAATTTGGTTTTACAAG ACGTGAATTGGACTACAGTACCATCAAGGATGAGTCAAAAGAATCACATTCCAAGAACAGACAGTGATTACAAAGCAAAACTTGAAACAGAGTTCAAGAAATTATATCCACCGAAGTCTTGA
- the LOC106058613 gene encoding uncharacterized protein LOC106058613 isoform X4: MRTFDMEDYSMLSDLAGKLKIPVKERSKWIEKQMTLKIRNEELKLRNKELELSATKRKPNDTSEDQSLEDVVIVDSPQPEIILIKGDLKDKSKPAIKRTRQKKGVSKDSPKSATQSNAVKKVTFLFKGDKKETQKNVRKKDKLRFTYQETLDLFNLVLQDVNWTTVPSRMSQKNHIPRTDSDYKAKLETEFKKLYPPKS, from the exons ATGAGAACCTTC GACATGGAAGATTATTCAATGTTGTCAGACCTGGCAGGGAAATTGAAAATACCTGTGAAAGAACGTTCGAAAtggatagaaaaacaaatgactttGAAAATACGGAATGAAGAACTGAAGCTACGGAACAAAGAACTTGAACTCAGTGCGACCAAAAGAAAGCCAAATGACACAAGTGAAGATCAATCtttg GAAGATGTAGTTATTGTAGACAGTCCACAGCCAGAGATTATACTTATAAAG GGAGATTTAAAAGACAAATCAAAGCCAGCAATTAAAAGAACTAGACAAAAGAAA GGTGTTTCTAAAGACAGTCCGAAGTCAGCGACACAAAGCAATGCGGTAAAAAAG GTTACTTTTCTTTTCAAGGGAGATAAAAAGGAGACACAAAAGAATGTGAGAAAAAAG gacaAGCTTCGGTTTACTTATCAAGAAACACTGGATCTTTTTAATTTGGTTTTACAAG ACGTGAATTGGACTACAGTACCATCAAGGATGAGTCAAAAGAATCACATTCCAAGAACAGACAGTGATTACAAAGCAAAACTTGAAACAGAGTTCAAGAAATTATATCCACCGAAGTCTTGA
- the LOC106058613 gene encoding uncharacterized protein LOC106058613 isoform X2, which yields MEDYSMLSDLAGKLKIPVKERSKWIEKQMTLKIRNEELKLRNKELELSATKRKPNDTSEDQSLETAQSLKDSGPPQPKKDKMEDVVIVDSPQPEIILIKGDLKDKSKPAIKRTRQKKGVSKDSPKSATQSNAVKKVTFLFKGDKKETQKNVRKKDKLRFTYQETLDLFNLVLQDVNWTTVPSRMSQKNHIPRTDSDYKAKLETEFKKLYPPKS from the exons ATGGAAGATTATTCAATGTTGTCAGACCTGGCAGGGAAATTGAAAATACCTGTGAAAGAACGTTCGAAAtggatagaaaaacaaatgactttGAAAATACGGAATGAAGAACTGAAGCTACGGAACAAAGAACTTGAACTCAGTGCGACCAAAAGAAAGCCAAATGACACAAGTGAAGATCAATCtttg GAAACCGCACAGTCGCTTAAAGATTCTGGTCCACCACAACCGAAAAAAGATAAAATG GAAGATGTAGTTATTGTAGACAGTCCACAGCCAGAGATTATACTTATAAAG GGAGATTTAAAAGACAAATCAAAGCCAGCAATTAAAAGAACTAGACAAAAGAAA GGTGTTTCTAAAGACAGTCCGAAGTCAGCGACACAAAGCAATGCGGTAAAAAAG GTTACTTTTCTTTTCAAGGGAGATAAAAAGGAGACACAAAAGAATGTGAGAAAAAAG gacaAGCTTCGGTTTACTTATCAAGAAACACTGGATCTTTTTAATTTGGTTTTACAAG ACGTGAATTGGACTACAGTACCATCAAGGATGAGTCAAAAGAATCACATTCCAAGAACAGACAGTGATTACAAAGCAAAACTTGAAACAGAGTTCAAGAAATTATATCCACCGAAGTCTTGA